A part of Rhodamnia argentea isolate NSW1041297 chromosome 8, ASM2092103v1, whole genome shotgun sequence genomic DNA contains:
- the LOC115736733 gene encoding probable serine/threonine-protein kinase PBL5 isoform X2, translating to MLSLVDHPNLVKLIGFCAERDQKLLVYEYMPLGSLETHLHDLPPTRQGLDWNTRMKIAAGAAKGLEYLHDKLKPPIIYRDLKCSNILLGDGYHPKLSDFGLAKVGPSGDRTHVSTRVMGTYGYCAPDYAMTGQLTFKSDIYSFGVVLLELITGRKAFDPMKESKDQYLVAWARPLFRDRKKFAQMADPTLEGLYPVRGLYQALAIAAMCVQEQPTVRPVIGDVVTALNYLASQKYDPSAQPAQISGKAASGSSSRTRREDRVSADDDPVYSSYGYQN from the exons ATGCTAAGTCTGGTTGATCACCCTAACCTTGTGAAATTAATTGGCTTTTGTGCAGAGAGAGATCAGAAGCTGTTGGTGTACGAATATATGCCGTTAGGATCACTAGAAACCCATTTGCATG ACCTTCCGCCAACTAGACAAGGACTTGATTGGAATACAAGAATGAAAATAGCAGCTGGAGCAGCAAAAGGTCTTGAGTATTTGCACGACAAATTGAAGCCTCCTATTATATACCGTGATTTGAAATGTTCAAACATTTTGCTCGGCGATGGATATCACCCTAAGTTATCTGATTTTGGCTTAGCCAAGGTGGGTCCAAGTGGGGATAGGACCCACGTGTCAACCAGGGTTATGGGCACCTATGGCTACTGTGCACCAGATTATGCAATGACAGGCCAGTTGACATTCAAATCAGATATCTACAGCTTTGGAGTTGTTCTTCTGGAGCTGATTACAGGAAGAAAAGCTTTTGATCCCATGAAAGAGTCCAAGGACCAGTACCTTGTTGCTTGG GCACGTCCCCTTTTCCGGGATAGGAAAAAATTTGCCCAGATGGCTGACCCAACACTTGAAGGCCTGTATCCTGTAAGAGGCTTGTACCAAGCGCTAGCCATTGCTGCGATGTGCGTACAAGAGCAACCCACCGTGAGGCCAGTCATAGGTGATGTAGTCACTGCACTGAATTACCTTGCCTCTCAGAAGTACGACCCGAGTGCCCAACCTGCGCAAATCTCTGGGAAGGCCGCCAGCGGTTCTTCTTCTAGAACGAGAAGGGAGGACAGAGTAAGCGCCGACGACGATCCAGTCTATTCATCTTATGGGTACCAAAACTAG
- the LOC115736733 gene encoding probable serine/threonine-protein kinase PBL7 isoform X1: protein MGCFRCSGKAVKELEDVNRSSTTPSSSSSNNNNNNIVNSDNHRCPTKKAEDRAAPETAKVDGCGNAKESDVERHEVAKEDDQLNIDVKDLDLRDIYKDAKANGKRAQTFTFDQLAAATDNFRSDCFVGEGGFGKVYKGHLEGTDQAVAIKQLDRNGLQGTKEFIVEVTMLSLVDHPNLVKLIGFCAERDQKLLVYEYMPLGSLETHLHDLPPTRQGLDWNTRMKIAAGAAKGLEYLHDKLKPPIIYRDLKCSNILLGDGYHPKLSDFGLAKVGPSGDRTHVSTRVMGTYGYCAPDYAMTGQLTFKSDIYSFGVVLLELITGRKAFDPMKESKDQYLVAWARPLFRDRKKFAQMADPTLEGLYPVRGLYQALAIAAMCVQEQPTVRPVIGDVVTALNYLASQKYDPSAQPAQISGKAASGSSSRTRREDRVSADDDPVYSSYGYQN from the exons ATGGGGTGTTTCAGATGCAGTGGAAAAGCAGTGAAGGAGCTGGAGGACGTGAACAGAAGCAGCACCACccccagcagcagcagcagcaacaacaacaacaacaacatcgtCAACAGCGACAACCATCGTTGTCCCACGAAGAAAGCGGAAGATCGAGCTGCTCCGG AGACTGCGAAGGTCGATGGTTGCGGAAATGCGAAAGAATCTGATGTGGAGAGACACGAGGTTGCAAAGGAAGATGACCAACTGAACATAGATGTGAAGGATTTGGATTTGAGGGATATCTATAAGGATGCAAAAGCTAATGGAAAACGGGCTCAGACATTCACGTTCGATCAACTTGCAGCTGCCACGGACAATTTCAGATCGGATTGCTTCGTGGGTGAAGGTGGCTTTGGCAAAGTGTATAAGGGGCATCTAGAGGGAACTGACCAG GCAGTAGCAATCAAGCAACTTGATCGAAATGGACTTCAAGGCACAAAGGAGTTCATTGTCGAAGTAACGATGCTAAGTCTGGTTGATCACCCTAACCTTGTGAAATTAATTGGCTTTTGTGCAGAGAGAGATCAGAAGCTGTTGGTGTACGAATATATGCCGTTAGGATCACTAGAAACCCATTTGCATG ACCTTCCGCCAACTAGACAAGGACTTGATTGGAATACAAGAATGAAAATAGCAGCTGGAGCAGCAAAAGGTCTTGAGTATTTGCACGACAAATTGAAGCCTCCTATTATATACCGTGATTTGAAATGTTCAAACATTTTGCTCGGCGATGGATATCACCCTAAGTTATCTGATTTTGGCTTAGCCAAGGTGGGTCCAAGTGGGGATAGGACCCACGTGTCAACCAGGGTTATGGGCACCTATGGCTACTGTGCACCAGATTATGCAATGACAGGCCAGTTGACATTCAAATCAGATATCTACAGCTTTGGAGTTGTTCTTCTGGAGCTGATTACAGGAAGAAAAGCTTTTGATCCCATGAAAGAGTCCAAGGACCAGTACCTTGTTGCTTGG GCACGTCCCCTTTTCCGGGATAGGAAAAAATTTGCCCAGATGGCTGACCCAACACTTGAAGGCCTGTATCCTGTAAGAGGCTTGTACCAAGCGCTAGCCATTGCTGCGATGTGCGTACAAGAGCAACCCACCGTGAGGCCAGTCATAGGTGATGTAGTCACTGCACTGAATTACCTTGCCTCTCAGAAGTACGACCCGAGTGCCCAACCTGCGCAAATCTCTGGGAAGGCCGCCAGCGGTTCTTCTTCTAGAACGAGAAGGGAGGACAGAGTAAGCGCCGACGACGATCCAGTCTATTCATCTTATGGGTACCAAAACTAG